One Lacunisphaera limnophila DNA window includes the following coding sequences:
- a CDS encoding ferredoxin: MANKADKWNDNAAGKFYVDQQCIDCDLCRETAPAFFKRHEEGGYSFVFAQPTTEEEVQLCTEALEGCPVEAIGSDGE; this comes from the coding sequence ATGGCCAACAAAGCAGACAAGTGGAACGACAACGCAGCCGGCAAGTTTTACGTGGACCAGCAGTGCATCGATTGCGATCTCTGCCGCGAGACCGCCCCGGCGTTCTTCAAGCGCCATGAAGAGGGCGGCTATTCCTTCGTTTTCGCCCAGCCGACGACCGAGGAAGAGGTCCAGCTTTGCACGGAGGCCCTCGAGGGCTGTCCCGTGGAGGCCATTGGCAGCGACGGCGAGTAA